The sequence AGCCTTCCATCCGGCCAAAGCCGCAGATGATATTGCCCGCATGGGCGGGCTGGACTTCAAAGAAATCGCCCTCGTCGACCATCTTGCGGATGACTTCGTGCATATCATAAGGCTGGTTGGCGTTATCCGGGATCAGCGTGTCGAGGCTTTCTTCCAGACGGTCCCATGGATCGGCGGTCGGCCGTTCCGGCACTTCTTCGCGGTTGGAAAGCGGCATGAAGTCGATGAAATCACGGGCGGCGAGCAGTGCTTCGATATCATTGTCATAAGCGACATCGGCAACGCTGGTTTTGGTCGTATGCGTGACCGCTCCGCCCAGTTCTTCCTGCGTCACAATCTCGTTGGTCACCGTCTTGACCACATCGGGGCCGGTGACGAACATATAGCTGCTGTCCTTCACCATGAAGATGAAGTCGGTCATCGCGGGCGAATAGACCGCACCACCGGCGCAGGGGCCCATGATCAGGCTGAGCTGCGGAATGACGCCGCTGGCCAGCACATTGCGCTGGAACACATCGGCATAGCCGCCGAGCGATGCCACGCCTTCCTGAATACGCGCACCGCCGCTGTCATTGATGCCGATGACCGGAGCGCCGACTTTCATGGCGTTTTCCAGAACCTTGCAGATCTTTTCGGCATGACGTTCGGAGAGCGAACCGCCGAACACGGTGAAGTCCTGGGAGAAGACATAGACCAGACGGCCGTTGATCGTACCCGAACCGGTGACCACACCGTCGCCCGCGATCTTGGTCTTTTCCATTCCGAAATCGACGCAATTATGTTCGACATACATGTCGATCTCTTCGAACGAATCCTCGTCGAGCAGGATCTCGATCCGTTCGCGTGCGGTCAGCTTGCCTTTTGCATGCTGGCTATCGATCCGCTTCTGCCCGCCGCCGAGCATGGCTTCGGCGCGCTTGGCTTCCAATTGTGCGATAATGTCTGACATCAAACCCCCGGCTGTGAATCACTTGGTGCGATATGCCCTAGTCAATGCACAGCCGGTTAGGCAATCGTCAATAGTAATTAATCGCGCGATTAAACCTGACCTTTTCGCTACGGAAGCCGTAACGTTATCTATTTAAACAGGACCAGTTCCTCGGCCATGCTCGGGTGCAGGGCCACGGTATCGTCGAACGCCTGTTTGGTGAGCCCCGCTTTTACCGCGATGGCCGCAGCCTGCAAAATTTCCGGTGCGTCGGGGCCGATCATGTGCAGGCCGAGGATCTTCTCGGTCGGATGTTCGACGATCATCTTGTAGAGGCTGCGCTCGGCCCGGTCGGCAAAGACATTGCGCATGGCGCGGAAATCGGACGAATAGACCTTGATATTGCCATATTGCTCGCGTGCCTGGCTCTCGGTCAGACCGACCGAGGCAATGGGCGGCTGCGAGAATACGGCGGATGGAATATTGTCATAATCGACGGTGCGCGGATTGTCGCCGAATACGGTATCGGCAAAAGCCTGTCCTTCGCGGATCGCGATTGGTGTCAGCTGCACGCGATCGGTCACATCGCCGACAGCGTAGATATTCTCGACATTGGTCCGGCTATAGTCGTCGACGATGATCGCATTTTTGTCGTTCGTTGCGACGCCGGCATTTTCCAGTCCCAAACCGTCGACTTTTGGTCGCCTTCCGGTCGCTGCGAGCACAATATCGGTACGAATCGGCTCTTTTTTGCCGTCCATATACACATCGAGGGCGCCATCATCGCGCTTCTCGATCTTGTCGAATGCGCAGTTGAATTTGAAATCGATGCCCTTGGCAAGCGAGATCTGGATCAGCCGGTCCCGGACGCTCTCGTCATAGCCGCGCAAAATGATGTCGGACCGGTTGACCACCGTGACTTCGCTACCCAAACCGTTGAAAATACCGGCAAATTCATTGGCGATATAGCCGCCTCCGGCAATGATGATAGTCTCCGGCAGCTTCTCGAGATGGAACATGTCGTTCGAAGTCGACATCAGATCACTACCGGGAAAATCAGCAACCGCAGGCCAAGCCCCCACCGCAATCAAAATATATTTGGCCGTCACAGTCTTGCCGCCAGCCAGCTTGATCTCGTGCGGTCCGGTCAGTTCGGCACGCTCGAGAATGATCTCAACCCCGTGGTTTTTCAACGTATCGGTATAGGCATTGTTCAGCCGGTCGACGTCCTTGAGGACATGATCACGCAGTCTGGCCCAGTCGAATTTGGCATTGTCCCAGGTCCAGCCAAAATTCTTGCCGTCCTCCAGTTCTTCCGAAAAATGCGAACCATAGACCAGCAGCTTCTTCGGCACGCAGCCGCGGATGACGCAGGTACCGCCGACCCGATATTCCTCGGCTACAGCGACTTTCGCACCATAGGATGCGGAGACCCGAGCGGCGCGCGTTCCACCAGAACCTGCTCCGATAACAAACAGGTCATAATCATATTCAGCCATCAATAATTCCTTGTTGTCAGGCTCCGAAAGCCCGCTTCTTTAACTCTTCGGTCGATGCGTCCAATCGGTTACCATCCTCGGCCGCCAGCTTGTTCGCCATTTGCTTGCCAAGCTCGACGCCAAATTGATCGAATGGATTGATGTTCAGCAAAACCGCATTCACAAAAGTCCGGTGCTCGTAAAAGGCCAGCAGCGCACCCAGTGAAGATGCTTCCAATTCTTCCAATAATATCGTGACCGAGGGCCTGTCACCCTGATAGTTTCGATGACTGTCATCGGATTTTTTGCCCGCCATCAACGCCGCCCCCTGGGCGAAGCAATTGAGTAGCAGGCCGTTATGGTGAGCGGGACTGAGCGAATCCCCCGCTTCTATGACCGCGAGAAACTCGACCGGGACAAGATGGCTGCCCTGATGCAGAAGCTGGAACACCGCATGCTGGGCATCGGTGCCGACGCCACCCCAGACAATCGGACTGGAATGCAGTGCAAGCGGTGCGCCATCCAGCGTTACGGATTTGCCATTGCTTTCCATTTCCAGCTGCTGGAGATAATCCGGCACCAGGCCCAGACGTTCATCATAGGCAAATACCGCTCTCGTTTCGCATCCGCGAACTTGTGTGTAATATTGGTCGGCAAAGGCGGCAAGGACCGGAATATTCCGCGACCAGGGCGTATCCTGAAAATGCCGGTCCATTGCGGCAGCCCCGGCCAGCAGATCCGCGAACACATCATAGCCGAGCGCCAGCGCGACGCTGAAGCCGATCGACGACCATAAGGAATAACGCCCGCCCACCGTCTCGGAGAATGGCAGGATGCGGGTTTCATCGACTCCCCATTCAACCGCCTGCTCCGGATCGGCGGTCAAGGCGACGACTTGCCCCCTGGGATCTGCGATACCCTCCTCCGTCATCCAGTCGATTACCGATTGTGCGTTCAACAAAGTCTCTGCGGTGGTGAAGGTTTTGGACGCTATGACCAGCAACGTCTTGCCTGCATCAAATCGCTCCAGAACCGGTTCGAGTGCCACGCCGTCGATGTTCGAGACCACCGCGAGCTCATATTTCTCGTCACCCAGTTTCAGAGCTTCGTGCAGCATCTTGGGTCCCAGGGCCGAACCGCCGATACCCAGATGTATGATATGCCTGAACTCACCAAGAGCTCCGGAATCAATCACTTCGATCAGGCTCTTCATACGCTGGTGCAGCGCATGGGCATTATCGACACTCGCCGGATTTCCGATTCCGCGTTCTGCGCAATGTTCGGCAGCCCGGCCTTCGCTGATATTGACCGGCTCGCCGGCAATCAATGCTTCTCTCTTGGCCGACAGTCCCAAGGTGTCGGCCATATCCCGAAAGGCTCCCACCAGATCCTCGTCAAGATGGGTTTTGGAAAAATCGAAATAGAGGCCGGCATGTTGCAACGCGAAGCGGGAGACGCGATCGCCGTCTTTCTCGAACATCTGGTTTAGCGAAAGCTGCGGCATGGCCTTGATCGTCTGCCAATGGTCTGAAGTCATTCAATCATCCAATCTCTGGTTCTGAAATTGCGTGCATCTCGTGGATTACCCAGCCCTATCTGCCGAACCGGCCCGTCTCAAGTTGAAAATCTCCGCCGGTTCCGGGACGCAAGAAATCTTGACGTCACAGCCATTGTCGGCGAAGGGGCGCCATGGCGCGAAATAAAGCAGAACGATCGGAAACGGGCGACTTTGTCGCGTTCCTTGTAAAACTTGCATTGTTCATCCTGATCTTGCGGAGTTTCATTGTCTCTCCCTTCAATATTCCATCAGAATCGATGCAGCCCCGGCTGGTCGTCGGAGACTATCTGCTGGTGGCGAAGTGGCCTTACGGCTTTTCCAAATATAGCCTGCCCTTCAACCTTCCGCTGTTTCCCGGGCGGATATTGGCCAATTCACCCACCCCGGGTGATGTCGTCGTGTTCAAGGCGCCTCCCAGCGCTACAGATGATTATATCAAGCGGGTGATCGCCCTGTCGGGTGACATCGTCCAGGTTAATAAGGGCGTGGTGTCGATCAACGGCACAGCCGTCAAACGCAAGAGGATCGCGGATTTCGAACATCCTGTAACTCCCAACAGCCCTTGTTATCGTCCCGAATTTGAAATATCGGCAGGCAACGGCGCGGCAGTGTGCCGCTATCCCCAATTTCAGGAAACGCTGCCCAACGGCGTCAGCTATCATATTCTGGATATATACGAGAATAGCGAAGGCGATGACACGCAGGCATTTGTTGTCCCGGAAGGCCATATGTTTCTGATGGGAGACAACCGCGACCGAAGCGCCGACAGCCGTTTTCCTGCGCAAGAGGGGCAGGCAATCGGAATGGTGCCCGAAGAAAATCTTGTCGGCAAAGCCCTGATATCTGTGTTCTCGACCGATGGATCGGCCGAATGGATCAAGCCATGGACATGGTTCAGTGCCGCACGCTGGAACCGCATCGGAGAAGGGTTTTGAACCGTCCGGAATTTCTTGACTGGATCGCCGAAATCACCGGCAAACGACCGCAGACGCCAGAGCTTTATATCCGGGCTGCAACACACGGCAGTCACGGGCAGAAAGACTATCAACGCCTGGAATTTCTCGGCGACCGGGTATTGGGGCTGGTGATTGCGGATCATCTCTATCACCAGTTTCCGCAGGAACCCGAAGGCCAATTGTCGCAGCGGCTCAACGGTCTGGTTTCCGGTTCGGTATGTGGCGATGTCGCACGGCAGATAGGCGTTGGCGATCACATCCTGCTGGGCAAGCAAGCGCGAGACGATGGCGCGCGGCAAAGCATGAAGGTTCTTGGCGACGTGATGGAGTCTCTGATCGGCGCCGTCTATATTGACCATGGCATGGAGACCGCACGCAGCTTCATTCTCCACCATTGGGAAAGCCGTTTTACCACCACCGTTGCCGATATCAGGCACCCCAAATCTGCACTGCAGGAATGGGCTGCGGCCAATAATCGCAAGATCCCGACCTATGAACTGGTCGACAAAAGCGGCCCCCATCACGATCTGAAGTTCACCGTTAGGGTGCAAGTCAACAATATTGGTGAAGTCGAAGCTACGGCTTCGGCGATCCAGGCAGCTGAAACCGAAGCGGCCAAGAAATTTCTGGAAAAATTCACATGATGCAAAAATGCGGCGTAGTGGCATTGATAGGCGCCCCCAATGCGGGCAAATCAACCCTGATCAATGCTCTGGTAGGGCAGAAAGTCGCGATCACCAGCTCCAAGCCGCAAACAACAAGGACGCGGCTTTTGGGCATTGCGATCGAGGACGACACCCAGCTTCTGCTAGTCGACACGCCA comes from Sphingorhabdus sp. YGSMI21 and encodes:
- the lepB gene encoding signal peptidase I, with amino-acid sequence MARNKAERSETGDFVAFLVKLALFILILRSFIVSPFNIPSESMQPRLVVGDYLLVAKWPYGFSKYSLPFNLPLFPGRILANSPTPGDVVVFKAPPSATDDYIKRVIALSGDIVQVNKGVVSINGTAVKRKRIADFEHPVTPNSPCYRPEFEISAGNGAAVCRYPQFQETLPNGVSYHILDIYENSEGDDTQAFVVPEGHMFLMGDNRDRSADSRFPAQEGQAIGMVPEENLVGKALISVFSTDGSAEWIKPWTWFSAARWNRIGEGF
- the rnc gene encoding ribonuclease III; this encodes MNRPEFLDWIAEITGKRPQTPELYIRAATHGSHGQKDYQRLEFLGDRVLGLVIADHLYHQFPQEPEGQLSQRLNGLVSGSVCGDVARQIGVGDHILLGKQARDDGARQSMKVLGDVMESLIGAVYIDHGMETARSFILHHWESRFTTTVADIRHPKSALQEWAAANNRKIPTYELVDKSGPHHDLKFTVRVQVNNIGEVEATASAIQAAETEAAKKFLEKFT
- a CDS encoding acyl-CoA carboxylase subunit beta; the encoded protein is MSDIIAQLEAKRAEAMLGGGQKRIDSQHAKGKLTARERIEILLDEDSFEEIDMYVEHNCVDFGMEKTKIAGDGVVTGSGTINGRLVYVFSQDFTVFGGSLSERHAEKICKVLENAMKVGAPVIGINDSGGARIQEGVASLGGYADVFQRNVLASGVIPQLSLIMGPCAGGAVYSPAMTDFIFMVKDSSYMFVTGPDVVKTVTNEIVTQEELGGAVTHTTKTSVADVAYDNDIEALLAARDFIDFMPLSNREEVPERPTADPWDRLEESLDTLIPDNANQPYDMHEVIRKMVDEGDFFEVQPAHAGNIICGFGRMEGSTVGVVANQPMVLAGCLDINASKKAARFVRYCDAFNIPIVTLVDVPGFLPGTSQEHNGIIKHGAKLLFAYAEATVPKITIITRKAYGGAYDVMASKHLRGDLNYAWPTAEIAVMGAKGAVEIIFRGKTEEEIAEKTQEYEARFANPFIAAQKGFIDEVILPHSTRRRVALGLRKLRNKQLENPWKKHDNIPL
- the pgi gene encoding glucose-6-phosphate isomerase, giving the protein MTSDHWQTIKAMPQLSLNQMFEKDGDRVSRFALQHAGLYFDFSKTHLDEDLVGAFRDMADTLGLSAKREALIAGEPVNISEGRAAEHCAERGIGNPASVDNAHALHQRMKSLIEVIDSGALGEFRHIIHLGIGGSALGPKMLHEALKLGDEKYELAVVSNIDGVALEPVLERFDAGKTLLVIASKTFTTAETLLNAQSVIDWMTEEGIADPRGQVVALTADPEQAVEWGVDETRILPFSETVGGRYSLWSSIGFSVALALGYDVFADLLAGAAAMDRHFQDTPWSRNIPVLAAFADQYYTQVRGCETRAVFAYDERLGLVPDYLQQLEMESNGKSVTLDGAPLALHSSPIVWGGVGTDAQHAVFQLLHQGSHLVPVEFLAVIEAGDSLSPAHHNGLLLNCFAQGAALMAGKKSDDSHRNYQGDRPSVTILLEELEASSLGALLAFYEHRTFVNAVLLNINPFDQFGVELGKQMANKLAAEDGNRLDASTEELKKRAFGA
- the gor gene encoding glutathione-disulfide reductase codes for the protein MAEYDYDLFVIGAGSGGTRAARVSASYGAKVAVAEEYRVGGTCVIRGCVPKKLLVYGSHFSEELEDGKNFGWTWDNAKFDWARLRDHVLKDVDRLNNAYTDTLKNHGVEIILERAELTGPHEIKLAGGKTVTAKYILIAVGAWPAVADFPGSDLMSTSNDMFHLEKLPETIIIAGGGYIANEFAGIFNGLGSEVTVVNRSDIILRGYDESVRDRLIQISLAKGIDFKFNCAFDKIEKRDDGALDVYMDGKKEPIRTDIVLAATGRRPKVDGLGLENAGVATNDKNAIIVDDYSRTNVENIYAVGDVTDRVQLTPIAIREGQAFADTVFGDNPRTVDYDNIPSAVFSQPPIASVGLTESQAREQYGNIKVYSSDFRAMRNVFADRAERSLYKMIVEHPTEKILGLHMIGPDAPEILQAAAIAVKAGLTKQAFDDTVALHPSMAEELVLFK